The Platichthys flesus chromosome 8, fPlaFle2.1, whole genome shotgun sequence genome has a window encoding:
- the psd2 gene encoding PH and SEC7 domain-containing protein 2 isoform X2, translating to MWKEEYDVHFDFLLNLLDASLTDGQSDSEECNLGSLEHLERGSTDTLANGCRADYEAAKRLAKRLYHLEGFKRCDVARHLGKNNDFSQLVASEYLSFFDLSGLSLDRALRNFLKAFPLMGETQERERVLVHFSKRFCLCNPHTSSSEDGAHTLTCALMLLNTDLHGHNIGKKMSCQQFISNLDGLNNGKDFPKDLLKVLYNSIKNEKLEWAVEKEELRKSLSELVEEQCEGGCKRVTRVTDGNNPFIAIPIFLNAVTYKHGVLTRKSHADMDGKRTPRGRRGWKKFYAVLKGMILYLQKDEYKPDADISEVDLKNAVRIHHSLATRATDYSKRANVLKLKTSDWRVYLLQAPSEEEMMSWIFRINLVAALFSAPAFPAAIGSMKKFCRPILPSSSTRLNQDEQLLSHENKMKQMSLELEEHRKNTPSVDPKSREWEEHRLKEHYLTYEKTRYETYIGLLQAKLRAETDDLEKIEASVMGGLIMEGGLAGREGHLRKTQSSPSISQAHSGTNGRAAECTTPGQRS from the exons TGATGCCAGCCTCACAGACGGCCAGTCTGACTCGGAGGAGTGTAATTTGGGCAGTCTGGAGCATTTGGAGCGCGGCAGCACCGACACTCTGGCCAATGGCTGCCGAGCCGACTATGAGGCCGCCAAGAGGCTTGCCAAGCGCCTCTATCACCTCGAGGGCTTCAAACGCTGTGACGTGGCCAGACACCTGGGCAAGAA TAATGACTTCAGCCAATTGGTGGCTTCAGAGTACCTGAGTTTCTTCGATCTCTCTGGCCTGTCTCTGGATCGAGCACTGAG AAACTTCTTGAAGGCCTTTCCACTGATGGGAGAGacccaggagagagagagggtcctGGTCCACTTCTCCAAACGCTTCTGCCTCTGCAacccacacacatcctcctcaGAAG ATGGAGCCCACACATTAACCTGTGCTCTCATGCTGCTTAACACTGACCTACATGGACAT AACATTGGGAAGAAGATGTCCTGCCAACAGTTTATCAGTAACCTAGACGGCCTCAACAACGGCAAAGACTTTCCCAAAGACTTATTAAAG GTTTTATATAACTCAATCAAGAATGAGAAGCTTGAGTGGGCAGT CGAGAAGGAAGAGCTGAGGAAGAGCCTGtcggagctggtggaggagcagtGCGAGGGCGGCTGCAAACGTGTTACCAGGGTAACGGACGGCAATAACCCTTTCATTGCAATCCCCATTTTCTTGAACGCCGTCACCTACAAACACGGAGTGCTGACCCGCAAGAGCCACGCTGACATGGATGGCAAACGCA CCCCGAGGGGTCGCCGCGGCTGGAAGAAGTTCTACGCGGTTCTGAAAGGGATGATCCTGTATCTCCAGAAG GATGAGTACAAACCAGATGCTGACATATCAGAGGTGGACCTGAAGAACGCAGTGCGAATCCATCACTCGTTAGCCACTCGTGCCACCGACTACAGCAAGAGAGCCAACGTACTGAAGCTAAAAACGTCAGACTGGAGAGTGTATCTGCTGCAGGCCCC gagtgaggaggagatgatgtcCTGGATCTTCCGGATAAACCTGGTGGCGGCGCTGTTCTCAGCCCCAGCCTTCCCTGCTGCAATCGGCTCCatgaaaaaattctgccgaccAATCCTGCCTTCTTCATCTACCAGACTCaaccag GACGAGCAGCTGTTGAGTCACGAGAACAAGATGAAGCAGATGagcctggagctggaggagcaccGGAAAAACACACCCTCAGTTGACCCCAAAAGCCGGGAGTGGGAGGAGCACAGGCTCAAAGAGCACTACCTGACGTATGAG AAGACACGGTATGAGACGTACATTGGCCTCCTGCAGGCCAAGCTTCGTGCTGAGACGGACGACCTTGAGAAGATCGAGGCGAGCGTGATGGGGGGCCTGATCATGGAGGGTGGCCTGGCCGGCCGCGAGGGCCACCTCCGCAAGACGCAGTCCTCCCCCTCCATCAGCCAGGCTCACAGCGGAACGAACGGAAGAGCCGCTGAATGCACTACCCCaggacagaggagctga